DNA sequence from the Hippopotamus amphibius kiboko isolate mHipAmp2 chromosome 1, mHipAmp2.hap2, whole genome shotgun sequence genome:
GACTTTTGACCCACAGATTTGTGAACTAATTAATGGGTGTTTTAAGTTGCAAAGCTTGTGGTTAATTTtaggcagcaatagaaaatgaatgtaCTTCTCCATGGACTCTAAGATTCCTAAACTAAGGAGCTCCTCTTGGATCTCCTTAACCTCCTCATCCCCAATAGGACTCAGAACAAAGATGGTCCCTCTTCCTGCTTCCAGTTCCACTATCtgggaaagagagggggagaCTCACTCCTTATTGTTCTATTCCCACCCACCAGCTCCCAACTTTCCCATCCTTGGGGGCCCAGCAAGGAAACTCTCTGCCTGACTTTCCATAAATAGCTTAGGAGGGCAGCTTGACCAATCTCTTCTTCCCAGACCTCAGGGACCTTTGACCAGTTCTATTGATCTGGACTCCTGGGCAAGTGGTTGGACTGATAGACAGACGCCATGAGGGCTCCACTGCTCCTGGGGGCCCTGCTGGTGAGCCTGGAGTCAGCGGTTTCGGTGAGGGCTGTGGGAACCAGGAGGGTCGTACTGGGATGGCCCCGGGGGGTCCCTATCACGGCCTTGGCCTCTGCCCATGACCTTTTAGTCCAGATGATTACAAGGCCTGTTTGAAAAGACTAGGCAAGCCCATAAGGTCCAAGTAGAgtagagagaggcagacagtgctGGTGGCCATGAGGACATGGCCTGCATTTCTGGGGGAGAGGGACCTTGAGGAGACcatgggaggaggaaggaagggtccAGGCCTTCTGAGGAAATCTCTGCATTTCTGGGCTGTGCGAGGAAGCTGGGGACTCGCAGGGCATTGGAGCAGGCAATGACTTTCTGGGGAAATTGcctgctctcctctctctcccataGACTCCACCTTTAAAAGCCCCCAAGCAGCATAAGCTCATAGAGAGCGAGCACACAGTGGGTAAGTAGCCTGGGTCTGCTTCCTGAGAGACCCTTGAACAGGGATGAGTGTGGCAGGGAGTGTGcagattgttttttatttatttgtttatttgtttatttgcttgtgggcttttctctagttgtggagagtgggggctacgctttgttgcagtgagcgggctactcagtgcggtggcttctcttgttgcagagcacgggctctaggcgtgcgcgggcttcagtcgttgtggctcacgggctctagaacgcaggcccagtagttgtggcgcacgaggattggttgctctgcggcacgtgagagcttcctggaccggggattgaacttgtgtcccctgcattggcaggtggacttttAACCACCGTGCTACCAGGGACAccccagcaggcagattcttaactgccgCAGTGCACAGACTGTTAGTCTCTGGCccttggagggaggggagggatccTGGGCACTCTTCACGCCCAGAGTTGTCTGGCTGGCATTCAGACCttagtgcctactatgtgccaggtcttGTGTGCACGGGTGCCGGGGAACCAGAGTGGTAGTGAATGGTgtgctccttgagggcagggctggggctgtaTCTGAGTGCCTGGTCCAGCACCTGCCCATCTTCCTTGGTTTCGCCGGCCTCCCACTTCCTTTCCTCTCATTGATACATCTCGCAGGCACCCATCCTGCCACACAGAGGCCAGGGCCCTTGACAGACAAGGCAGGGCTCTGGAGCCCAAATGCCTCTGAGTCTCACTCATCACTTATGACTCTGGACCAGTGACTTGGCTTCTCCAAGCTTAAATTTCCCCACTTCTAAAACCAGGCTGGTAATGGTAAAACTCTTAGGGTTGTAGAGGAGAAATGAATCATTCATCCCGGTGAGGCACTCAGCCCACAATTTGGTGCAATGTAAATGCTGAAAATATATTTGTGGTGGGAACTCTGGGAGCTTTAGGAACCCAGGGGCTTTGGCTCAGCCAGAGAGAAAAGTAGCTGGGCCCAGTTGTAATCTACAGGTGCCTGCTTACTCTGCAACTCCTCTTGCATATTTCCTGCCTACCTCTGTTGCTTtgtagcccttgtaactctaatacggcccagaggccatgaaagaagAGTATCCAATCACATCACATTCTACCTTCCTTGTTACCTTGTTTGGGGGACAAAAAGCCTAATGTATAGAAAGttaacaaaaaagtataaaagaaattgCCCCGctttgttcagggctcagcctttggatctGAATCTGCTGGGCCTGTGCCGGCACAAATAAACGCTGCTTCCTGCACATAGCCtcggtgtcttgcttcactctgtaaaatcctgCAACACATTGGCTTTTATTATCAAGCTCCCTTTTAGATGGGGGGTATCTGccatctccctgccccccccccccaccgtagCCCCCCATTGCCTTTATTCTTCCAGGCACTACATATTTGCCTAGAGTTGTGAACTAGATTGAGCCTGCCCTGGTAAGCCTGGCCTGGTGTGATCAGACCCAGCCCCCTAGCACGCCACTGGGGCCCAGTAAAGCCAACCCTGACTACCTCGCCTCCTCTGCTCAGCACTCCACACCCAGCCAACCTGCTCTCCTCCTTCTAGTCTGACCCAACCAAGCTGCCCTGTCCTTTCCTAACCACCTACTTAAGGTCCTCCTCTTCCATGTCCATTCCATTTGCACCTTAAAGGTCCCTCTCAgacccctctctcttcctttactGTCCTGTCCCTGATTTGGCCCTCAGCACAAGTGCCACTGAGCCCCTAACCACAAAATAGCAGCTAATGTATAATGGGTATGTACTACGTGCCAGACTTTGTGTAAGTGTTTTATAGACACAATCTCATTTAAGTTTCACAACACTCCTCTGAAGTAGACAGAGTCAATTCTCATTATTCATGGCAGTCGTGTTCTATAAAGTCACCTGAGTGACTTTGTAGAAAGTTCTATAGTTCTATAATGAACACTGaattagaaaaacagaaccaTTGCTCCTAGAGGAAATATagggttaggttcctgtgagctctggtcacaacatttttgtCAATATATAATCTTGTTTTATGCGTgattctgtttaaagacaccttactTAATGTATATTATTGATTCATTGATATTGAACTCACGGCCAGCAGCACTATAGCTCACGCCTGGACAAAGCTTATCTAACCTGCAAATGTTCTCCATAATGTACATCACAGCGCTTTTGCActtgggaacactggacagcacttcagcactctATTTGGGGGCTATTTTTAACAGCAAGATCATGTACCAAAAGCACAATATTTGAAAAGCGAGGCACTAAACAGAGCAtaaaaaggacacttgtttacacTAGGAGCTGAAAGAAGCAAAACATCACCTtgtttgacctcagctgggaatgtgCACTATGGGTGACTCAAATTTTTCACCACTCTATGCATGTCCAAAAATGACAGTGAAAGCTCCTTGAGTATTGGTTTGGGGTTACAGATACATTTTAGCAAGAAGTGCAGATAACCAAATACAGAATCTGAATAATGAGGCTCAactgtactattttttaaaaactataatagcaatatttttattgtaaaaactttccaaattacagaaatagaaaagaaggaaaagtcaCCCATAATCCAGTCTTCCAAAAACCACTCTTACAAATTTTGGAATTTCCTTCTAGATTTATtttgtatgcatatataaatatatttgtacaaaAATAGGACCATACTGACATGCTGTTTTTGACctacttttcttcatttaaaattatgaacacCTTTCTGTACTAATagactaataaatattttttattgtagtaaaatacacataacacaaaatgTACTATCTCAacgatttttaagtgtacatttttcagtggtattaagtacactCATATTGTGCAATCAGCACCACCACCtatctccagaattcttttcatcttgccaAACTGAAAGTCTTCATCTATACTATGCAttactttttgccatttttacagatgagaaaactaaggctcagaatgGTCAAGTAACTTCAACATTCAACAAGTGTTTCTTAAGTGCCTACTTTGTGGCAAGCCCTCTTCTAGTACTGGGGGCTTGCAGActggtccaaagtcacacagttagtagTTGGTGGAGTCAGGAGTCCACTCTAGCTGTCTGACTCCGGAACCCAACTCTTAAGCAGGATGTGGTCTTGAGGACACAATGATCTTTTCAAAGGTCTATCCCTTTTCCAGCTAGACTCTGAGGGGTGGTACCTGGGCAATGGCACATGGGGAAAGTCATTAAGGAGTGTGTTATCCCTGCAGTTCTCACTGTCACTGGGGAGCCCTGCCACTTCCCCTTCCTGTACCACCGGCAGCTGTATCACAAATGCATCCACAGAGGCCGGCCCGGCCCCCGACCCTGGTAAGACTACCCAGGAAGGGTTGGAGCAGGGGTCTGGGGGAGGTGAACTGTGTCCATCCTTCTGTCCAAGGAACCCTGCTTGGAGAGAAGGGGCTGTGATAGCAAAGGGCAGCCCAGCCCCTTGTGCAGAGCTAGGAagcttcatctttcttttcttctttttttattttattgaagtagatttacaatatcgtgtttgtttcaggtgtacagcaaaatgattcagttatatatatatattatattcagattattaatatatatatgatatatattcagattattttccatcataggttatgacaagatattgaatacagttccctgtgatacacagtaaatccttgttgcatATCTATCTTATGTATGGTAGTTTGTATCAGTTAATctcatattcctaatttatccctctcccttttcctttcccctctggtaactgtaagtttgttttctatgtctgtgagtctctgttttgcatatagatttatttgtattattgtttagattccacatataaatgatatcacataatatttgtctttctccatctgactgactcagtatgatattctctaggtccatccatgttgctgcaaatggcaatatttcatttcttttttatggctgagtaatattccattgtgtgtgtaccacatcttcataaACTAAACATccgttgatgggcacttgggtcaCTTCCATGTCTTAAGCTTCATCTCTTTCTACAGGTGTGCTACCACCCCCAACTTCGAGAAGGATCAGCGATGGGCATACTGCCTGGAGCCAAAGAAAGTGAAAGGTGCCACACAACCTTTGGGGTGGCCCAgggccctctccctgcccctagCTGCTCTCCCGGGCATCAGATCCAAAACACATGGGACTGTGGGCCCACCTatctccttccctcccagagGGAGAAGTTCTAAGAGGGGGTAGCCCCATTTTTCAGGTGGGTAAACTAAAGCTTGGAAACTTGGAGGGCCAAGGTCAAAAGACAAGCAGGTTTGGGTAGGGATTTGGCCCCATCTGCCTGAGTCCGGCTCCCCGCGCTTTCTCCCCCTGTGTCCATCCCTCAGATCACTGCAGCAAACACAACCCCTGCCAGAAGGGAGGGACCTGTGTGAACATGCCAGATGGCCCACACTGCATCTGTCCAGATCCCTTCACTGGGAATCACTGCCAGCGAGGTAAGGAGATGCTgaggccaggggaggggcagtCACAGGCCTACTGAAGAGGTCCTGTGGGTTCCCAGAGACTTGGCATGGTCCCAGACGCTCCTGAGACGACCCTACCCCTTTGTCCCCAGAAAAGTGCTTTGAGCCCCAGCTTCTCCAGTTCTTCCAGCAGAATGAAATATGGCACAGGTTTGGGCTGGCAGGTGTGGCCAAGTGCCAATGCAAAGGTTCGAATACCCAGTGCAAGCCACTGGCCAGCCAGGGTGAGTAGATTGGTGGGGAGCtggccagggaggaggctggaagATGGGGAAGAAAGGCTGGGAGGAGGCCAGGCGGTTTGCCAGTGTAAGAGGGGGCTCTCTGGGGGGATCTCTGGGCCTAGGGCTGGCTCAGCATGCTCCTTCTCCCAGCCTGCCCTACCAACCCGTGTCTCAACGGGGGCAGCTGCCTGCAGGCGGAGGACCACCGCCTGTGCCGTTGCCCCACCGGCTACGCGGGACGCTTGTGCGACTTGGGTGAGTTAGGGTCTCGGGGAAGCAGAAGCCCCGCCCCCACGTGGGAAGGGCttgcagagaaggagggagagtcGAGAAGTGGGCGAGAAGGCAGCGGGAGGCCATATCATCCCCTAGCTGCAGGGagccttctctctccccagaccTCAAGGCGAACTGCTACGACGACCGCGACCGCGGGCTCAGCTACCGCGGCGTGGCCCGCACCACGCTCTCGGGTGCACCCTGTGAGCCGTGGACCTCCGAGGCCACCTACTGGAATATGACCGCAGAGCAAGCGCTGAACTGGGGCCTGGGCAACCACGCCTTCTGCCGGTGCgcgggtggggcagggctgggcgtCCCCGTCTGCCCAGGGCCCTCTAGGGCCTCTCAACCACCCCCATCCCTTGGTTACAGCAACCCGGACAACGACACCCGCCCGTGGTGCTTTGTTTGGAGAGGCGACCGACTGAGCTGGAATTACTGCCGCCTGGCACGGTGCCAGGCGGGGCCCCCAAACCCTCCTCCGACCCGGATCCCCTCTGGCGACCAGCACTTGCCCTCGCCCTCGCTTTCCTCTTTGCAGTCCACGACCGAGGCCCCGCTTCAATCCCTGACCCCAGGTAGCTGGGAATGGTTAAGAATTCGAGCAGAGAGGGCACGGGACGAGCTACATTACAACTGATCGTGGGTCTCCCGGCCCTCAGCCTGGGCTTCTCCCACAGGCTGGTGCTCGCCGCCCGAACAGCAGATTCCCCTGCCCGGCGTGGGCCCGGCGGGATGCGGACAGCGGCTGCGCAAACGGCTGTCCCCGCTGAGCCGTGTCGTCGGAGGACTGGTGGCGCTCCCCGGGGCCCACCCCTACATCGCCGCGCTCTACTGGGGCCGAAATTTCTGCGCCGGCAGCCTCATCGCCCCTTGTTGGGTGCTGACCGCGGCTCACTGCCTGCAGAACCGGCGAGTGCCCGGGACCCCTAGCTCCTGTCTCCTCCGTGCCCAGCTTCCGCGAGACACCGGAACGCGTGCCCTACCTCTCCGCGTCCCCGCCCAccttcccccttctccctttcAGAGCCCCCCCAGGAGGAATCTGAAACCCAAGAAGGGGCTCGGAAGGAGGGGGGTCCCGCAGGATGCCTGCGGCCCGCTCAGAGCGCGCTTCCTTTTCCTGACCCTGCCCCCAGACCCGCGCCGGAGGAGCTGACAGTGGTGCTCGGCCAGGACCGCCATAACCAGAGCTGTGAGCAGTGCCAGACGCTGGCCGTGCGCGCCTACCGCCTGCACGAGGCCTTCTCGCCCATCA
Encoded proteins:
- the F12 gene encoding coagulation factor XII isoform X1; the encoded protein is MRAPLLLGALLVSLESAVSTPPLKAPKQHKLIESEHTVVLTVTGEPCHFPFLYHRQLYHKCIHRGRPGPRPWCATTPNFEKDQRWAYCLEPKKVKDHCSKHNPCQKGGTCVNMPDGPHCICPDPFTGNHCQREKCFEPQLLQFFQQNEIWHRFGLAGVAKCQCKGSNTQCKPLASQACPTNPCLNGGSCLQAEDHRLCRCPTGYAGRLCDLDLKANCYDDRDRGLSYRGVARTTLSGAPCEPWTSEATYWNMTAEQALNWGLGNHAFCRNPDNDTRPWCFVWRGDRLSWNYCRLARCQAGPPNPPPTRIPSGDQHLPSPSLSSLQSTTEAPLQSLTPAWASPTGWCSPPEQQIPLPGVGPAGCGQRLRKRLSPLSRVVGGLVALPGAHPYIAALYWGRNFCAGSLIAPCWVLTAAHCLQNRPAPEELTVVLGQDRHNQSCEQCQTLAVRAYRLHEAFSPITYQHDLALVRLQESAEGCCAHLSPFVQPVCLPSSTAHPAESEAELCEVAGWGYQFEGAGEYSSFLQEAQVPLLSPERCSAPAVHGAAFTRGMLCAGFLEGGTDACQGDSGGPLVCEDETAGRPLILRGIVSWGSGCGDRYKPGVYTDVANYLAWIQEHTSF
- the F12 gene encoding coagulation factor XII isoform X2, encoding MRAPLLLGALLVSLESAVSTPPLKAPKQHKLIESEHTVVLTVTGEPCHFPFLYHRQLYHKCIHRGRPGPRPWCATTPNFEKDQRWAYCLEPKKVKDHCSKHNPCQKGGTCVNMPDGPHCICPDPFTGNHCQREKCFEPQLLQFFQQNEIWHRFGLAGVAKCQCKGSNTQCKPLASQACPTNPCLNGGSCLQAEDHRLCRCPTGYAGRLCDLDLKANCYDDRDRGLSYRGVARTTLSGAPCEPWTSEATYWNMTAEQALNWGLGNHAFCRNPDNDTRPWCFVWRGDRLSWNYCRLARCQAGPPNPPPTRIPSGDQHLPSPSLSSLQSTTEAPLQSLTPGWCSPPEQQIPLPGVGPAGCGQRLRKRLSPLSRVVGGLVALPGAHPYIAALYWGRNFCAGSLIAPCWVLTAAHCLQNRPAPEELTVVLGQDRHNQSCEQCQTLAVRAYRLHEAFSPITYQHDLALVRLQESAEGCCAHLSPFVQPVCLPSSTAHPAESEAELCEVAGWGYQFEGAGEYSSFLQEAQVPLLSPERCSAPAVHGAAFTRGMLCAGFLEGGTDACQGDSGGPLVCEDETAGRPLILRGIVSWGSGCGDRYKPGVYTDVANYLAWIQEHTSF